A single window of Gammaproteobacteria bacterium DNA harbors:
- a CDS encoding LapA family protein, giving the protein MKRIISLVFFLVVLICGLFFGLLNADPVRIDYYFGARELPLALVLVITLLAGAVCGVLAALGVIFRKNREIGRLRKEIRIAGKELSNLRALPYQDEH; this is encoded by the coding sequence ATGAAGCGCATTATCAGTCTGGTATTCTTCCTGGTCGTTCTGATCTGCGGCCTGTTCTTCGGGTTGTTGAACGCCGATCCAGTCAGGATCGACTATTATTTCGGCGCGCGTGAACTCCCTCTCGCACTGGTTCTGGTCATCACGCTGCTCGCGGGCGCCGTGTGCGGGGTGCTGGCCGCGCTGGGTGTGATCTTCAGGAAGAACCGCGAAATCGGGCGGTTGCGCAAGGAGATCAGGATCGCCGGCAAAGAACTGAGCAATCTCCGCGCGCTTCCCTATCAAGACGAACACTGA
- the pheA gene encoding prephenate dehydratase, which yields MSDEDLLKTIRARIDQIDGKLQELITERARCALEVARLKHASGDMDYYRPEREAQVLQTVLGRNQGPLDDEVVVRLFREIMSACLALQRPIAVAYLGPEGTFTEAAVFKHFGQAVSARPLAAIDEVFRDVEAGAVDYGVVPIENSSEGAVDHTLDMFMSSPLKICSEIELRIHHNLMGKADATGGINRVYAHQMALAQCREWLNAHLSGVECIPVSSNAEAARRAQEEAGAAAIAGTNAAAIYGLEILSSNIEDKPDNTTRFLVIGRKIPAPSGRDKTSLLVSTSNKPGALYRLLKPLAEHGISMSRIESRPSRREMWEYVFFIDIEGHAQDEKVAAVIRILENEAAVLKVLGSYPCAVL from the coding sequence ATGTCCGACGAAGACCTGCTGAAAACCATCCGCGCCCGCATCGATCAGATCGACGGGAAGCTGCAGGAGCTGATCACCGAGCGGGCGCGATGCGCGCTCGAGGTGGCGCGGCTCAAGCATGCCTCCGGCGATATGGATTACTATCGGCCGGAGCGCGAGGCGCAGGTGCTGCAGACGGTGCTCGGTCGCAACCAGGGGCCGCTCGACGACGAAGTGGTGGTGCGCCTGTTCCGCGAGATCATGTCTGCCTGCCTGGCGCTGCAGCGCCCGATCGCCGTGGCCTATCTCGGACCGGAAGGCACCTTCACCGAGGCCGCGGTATTCAAGCATTTTGGCCAGGCGGTGAGCGCGCGCCCGCTGGCCGCCATCGACGAGGTCTTCCGCGACGTCGAAGCAGGCGCCGTGGATTACGGTGTGGTTCCGATCGAAAACTCCTCCGAGGGGGCGGTCGATCACACGCTCGACATGTTCATGAGTTCTCCGCTGAAGATCTGCAGCGAGATCGAGTTGCGTATTCATCACAATCTGATGGGCAAGGCGGACGCGACGGGCGGGATCAATCGTGTCTATGCGCACCAGATGGCCCTGGCGCAGTGCCGCGAATGGCTCAACGCGCACCTCTCCGGCGTCGAATGCATCCCGGTCAGCAGCAACGCCGAGGCCGCGCGTCGGGCGCAGGAGGAAGCGGGCGCGGCCGCGATCGCCGGCACCAACGCGGCCGCCATCTACGGCCTGGAGATTCTCTCGTCCAATATCGAGGACAAGCCGGACAACACGACCCGCTTCCTGGTGATCGGTCGCAAAATCCCCGCGCCGAGCGGACGCGACAAGACTTCCCTGCTGGTCTCCACGTCCAACAAGCCCGGCGCGCTTTATCGCCTGCTGAAACCCCTGGCTGAACACGGGATTTCCATGAGCCGTATCGAATCGCGGCCTTCCCGGCGCGAGATGTGGGAATATGTCTTTTTCATCGACATCGAGGGCCATGCCCAGGACGAGAAGGTGGCGGCGGTCATCCGGATCCTGGAAAATGAGGCGGCTGTGCTCAAGGTGCTGGGTTCGTACCCCTGCGCCGTGTTGTAG
- the cmk gene encoding (d)CMP kinase, whose protein sequence is MVDSVPVITVDGPGGVGKGTVSRIVAARLGWHLLDSGALYRLVGLSALKRGVALDDEAAVAALSTHLDAQFTGNSGDNTVITLDNVDVSDKIRTESVGSAASRVAALPAVREALLERQRRFCRPPGLVADGRDMGTVVFPGAQLKVFLQASREERASRRYKQLKDKGISVSLDALLREIEERDARDSTRQVAPMRPAEGAVIIDTTHMGIAGVVENILRAWNGRPN, encoded by the coding sequence ATGGTTGATTCAGTTCCAGTCATCACCGTCGACGGCCCCGGGGGAGTGGGGAAGGGGACGGTCAGCCGCATCGTTGCGGCGCGGCTGGGCTGGCACCTGCTGGACAGCGGGGCCCTGTATCGTCTGGTCGGGCTGAGCGCCCTGAAACGGGGCGTCGCGCTGGATGACGAGGCGGCCGTGGCCGCGCTTAGCACCCACCTGGACGCGCAATTCACCGGTAACAGCGGCGATAATACCGTCATCACACTCGATAATGTCGACGTGAGCGACAAAATTCGTACGGAAAGCGTCGGTTCGGCAGCGTCCCGGGTAGCTGCTCTGCCCGCCGTGCGCGAGGCCCTGCTGGAACGTCAGCGTCGGTTTTGCCGCCCGCCGGGCCTGGTGGCCGATGGCCGTGACATGGGGACGGTGGTGTTTCCGGGCGCCCAACTCAAGGTCTTTCTGCAGGCCAGTCGGGAAGAACGGGCATCAAGGCGTTATAAACAGTTGAAGGACAAGGGAATCAGTGTTAGTCTTGATGCCCTTCTGAGGGAGATTGAGGAACGCGACGCGCGGGACAGCACCCGTCAGGTCGCACCGATGAGGCCGGCGGAAGGCGCGGTGATTATCGACACCACGCATATGGGTATCGCGGGCGTGGTGGAAAACATCCTGCGCGCCTGGAATGGGCGCCCGAATTGA
- the aroF gene encoding 3-deoxy-7-phosphoheptulonate synthase, with the protein MIIIMKASSTEPQIEAVENHLRSLGLQPHTSRGMQRTVIGAIGDEREIDLDRIGVQDGVERVVRVMKPYKFVSRESHEQDTVIDVKGIPIGGKTIQIIGGPCSVETPEQMEAAAAGVAAAGCRLMRGGAFKPRTSPYSFQGKGVDGLAMFRTAAARHQLPIVTELMDVRMLDTFLEQKVDVIQIGTRNMQNFDLLKEVGRSTHTPVILKRGLCATISEWLMAAEYIAAGGNHNIIFCERGVRSFEDAYRNMLDVTAVPVLKRETHLPVLIDPSHAGGKAWMVPALSRAAIAAGADGLLVEMHPNPPAAWSDADQALSPRELADLMVELRGIARVLGRDL; encoded by the coding sequence ATGATCATCATCATGAAAGCCAGTTCGACCGAGCCGCAGATCGAGGCGGTGGAGAATCATCTGCGTTCGCTTGGACTGCAACCACACACTTCCCGCGGCATGCAGCGCACCGTCATCGGTGCGATCGGCGACGAACGTGAGATCGACCTGGACCGGATCGGTGTACAGGACGGGGTGGAACGCGTCGTGCGGGTGATGAAGCCCTATAAGTTCGTGTCGCGCGAATCGCACGAACAGGACACCGTCATCGACGTCAAGGGGATCCCGATCGGCGGCAAGACGATACAGATCATCGGCGGGCCCTGCTCGGTGGAGACGCCGGAACAGATGGAGGCCGCCGCCGCCGGAGTCGCCGCCGCCGGTTGCCGCCTGATGCGGGGCGGAGCATTCAAGCCGCGCACCAGCCCGTATTCCTTCCAGGGCAAGGGGGTCGACGGACTGGCCATGTTCCGCACGGCCGCGGCCCGTCACCAGCTGCCCATCGTCACCGAGCTGATGGACGTGCGCATGCTGGATACCTTTCTCGAGCAGAAGGTCGATGTCATCCAGATCGGCACCCGCAACATGCAGAACTTCGACCTGCTCAAGGAGGTCGGGCGCAGCACCCATACGCCGGTGATCCTCAAGCGCGGCCTGTGCGCCACGATATCGGAATGGCTGATGGCCGCGGAGTACATCGCCGCCGGCGGCAACCATAACATCATCTTCTGTGAACGCGGCGTCCGGTCTTTCGAGGATGCCTACCGCAACATGCTCGACGTCACCGCGGTGCCGGTGCTCAAGCGCGAGACCCATCTGCCGGTACTGATCGACCCCAGCCATGCGGGCGGCAAGGCCTGGATGGTGCCGGCGTTGTCGCGCGCGGCGATCGCCGCCGGCGCCGACGGCCTCCTGGTGGAGATGCATCCCAACCCGCCGGCGGCCTGGTCGGACGCCGACCAGGCCCTCAGTCCGCGCGAGTTGGCGGATTTGATGGTCGAGCTGCGCGGCATCGCCCGGGTGCTGGGGCGCGATCTCTAG
- a CDS encoding prephenate dehydrogenase/arogenate dehydrogenase family protein encodes MSLAAPAQRLTIIGVGLIGGSLARALRREHPGIEVIGCGRHLPNLERARELGVIDRYETDPGRAVEGSDLVVVAVPVGAIGPIFAAIAGHLADGAVVTDVGSTKGNIVDAARRSLGVRLADFVPGHPIAGTERSGVEASFAELFQGCRVILTPLAETRRTALERVRALWSLAGARVSDMDVRHHDEVLAATSHLPHLLAYTLVDTLARMDDSEEIFDYAAGGFRDFTRIASSDPALWRDISIANRDAMLDTVQRFTDNLAAVTEALQRNDGDTLMKVFARAKEVRDRFAEKGKVKSEE; translated from the coding sequence ATGTCCCTTGCCGCTCCCGCACAACGACTGACCATCATCGGCGTCGGCCTCATCGGGGGTTCCCTCGCGCGGGCGCTTCGACGCGAGCATCCGGGTATCGAGGTCATCGGTTGCGGCCGGCATTTGCCCAATCTGGAGCGCGCGCGGGAACTGGGCGTCATCGATCGTTACGAGACCGACCCGGGACGCGCCGTTGAAGGTTCAGACCTGGTTGTGGTGGCCGTGCCGGTCGGCGCCATCGGACCGATATTCGCGGCGATCGCCGGCCATCTCGCCGACGGCGCCGTCGTCACCGACGTCGGCAGCACCAAGGGGAACATCGTGGATGCCGCGCGCCGCAGCCTGGGCGTGCGGCTGGCGGATTTCGTCCCTGGACACCCCATCGCGGGCACGGAACGCAGCGGCGTCGAGGCCTCGTTCGCGGAACTGTTTCAAGGCTGCCGGGTAATCCTGACACCGCTTGCGGAGACGCGCCGAACGGCGCTCGAACGCGTGCGCGCGCTGTGGTCACTCGCGGGCGCGCGCGTAAGCGACATGGACGTGCGGCACCATGATGAAGTCCTGGCCGCCACCAGTCACCTGCCGCACCTGCTCGCCTATACACTGGTGGACACCCTGGCTCGCATGGACGACAGCGAGGAGATCTTCGACTACGCCGCGGGTGGCTTCCGGGATTTCACCCGCATCGCATCCTCCGATCCGGCCCTGTGGCGCGATATCAGCATCGCCAACCGCGACGCGATGCTCGATACGGTCCAACGCTTCACGGATAACCTTGCCGCCGTCACAGAGGCGCTGCAGCGCAACGATGGCGATACGCTGATGAAGGTGTTCGCGCGCGCGAAGGAGGTGAGGGATCGGTTCGCGGAAAAGGGCAAAGTGAAGAGCGAGGAATGA
- the serC gene encoding 3-phosphoserine/phosphohydroxythreonine transaminase yields the protein MTRVYNFSAGPAMLPEEVLKRASEEMLDWHGSGMSVMEMSHRGKAYLSIARQAEADLRELLAIPSNYKVLFLQGGASLQFSMVPINLLRGKRTADYINTGAWSKKAIEEAQRFCEVNVAASSSASKFTTVPPRAEWKLNPDAAYVHYTPNETIGGVEFPFIPDTGAVPLVADMSSTLLSRPIDVTRFGVIYAGAQKNIGPAGLVIVIVREDLIGAALPGMPVMLDYKTHAENESMYNTPPTYSWYIAGLVFDWLKRLGGLAAMAKINQRKAAKLYDYIDASGFYRNPVDKPSRSWMNVPFTLPNEALDAVFLKEADAQGLTTLQGHRSVGGMRASIYNSVPEAGVDALVEFMKGFAKRNG from the coding sequence ATGACACGCGTCTACAATTTCAGCGCCGGCCCGGCCATGCTGCCGGAGGAAGTGCTCAAGCGCGCCAGCGAGGAGATGCTCGACTGGCACGGCAGCGGCATGTCGGTGATGGAGATGAGCCATCGCGGCAAGGCCTACCTGTCGATCGCGCGACAGGCCGAAGCCGACCTGCGCGAGCTGCTGGCCATCCCGTCCAATTACAAGGTCCTGTTCCTGCAGGGCGGCGCCAGCCTGCAGTTTTCCATGGTGCCGATCAACCTGCTGCGCGGCAAGCGCACGGCGGACTATATCAATACCGGCGCCTGGTCGAAGAAGGCGATCGAGGAGGCGCAGCGCTTCTGCGAGGTGAACGTCGCGGCGAGTTCGTCCGCCAGCAAGTTCACCACCGTACCGCCGCGCGCCGAGTGGAAGCTGAATCCGGACGCCGCCTATGTGCATTACACGCCCAACGAGACGATCGGCGGCGTGGAATTCCCGTTCATCCCGGACACCGGCGCCGTACCGCTGGTCGCCGACATGTCGTCCACGCTGCTGTCGCGGCCGATCGACGTAACCCGGTTCGGCGTGATCTATGCCGGCGCCCAGAAGAATATCGGCCCCGCCGGCCTGGTCATCGTCATCGTGCGTGAGGACCTCATCGGCGCGGCGCTGCCCGGCATGCCGGTCATGCTCGACTACAAGACCCATGCCGAGAACGAATCGATGTACAACACCCCGCCGACCTACAGCTGGTACATCGCCGGCCTGGTGTTCGACTGGCTGAAGCGCCTCGGCGGCCTGGCCGCGATGGCGAAGATCAACCAGCGCAAGGCGGCCAAGCTGTACGACTACATCGATGCCTCCGGTTTTTATCGCAATCCGGTCGACAAACCCAGCCGCTCGTGGATGAACGTACCCTTCACGCTGCCGAACGAGGCGCTCGACGCGGTCTTCCTGAAGGAGGCCGATGCGCAGGGGCTCACCACACTGCAGGGCCACCGCTCCGTCGGCGGGATGCGCGCCAGCATCTACAACTCCGTGCCCGAGGCCGGGGTGGACGCGCTGGTGGAATTCATGAAGGGTTTTGCCAAGCGGAACGGGTAA
- the rpsA gene encoding 30S ribosomal protein S1 encodes MSESFAELFEQTQIDKQMRPGSIVIGTVVMVGSDVVVVNAGLKSEGIIPIEQFMTDGRVADVRVGDVIEVALDAVEDGSGETRLSREKARRIKQWDLLDQVMEKGDKVVGRISGKVKGGFTVDIGDIRAFLPGSLVDIRPVRDLTHLEGKDLEFKIVKIDRKRNNVVVSRRAVVESEGSAEREALLSNLEEGQVVKGVVKNLTDYGAFIDLGGIDGLLHITDMAWKRIKQPSDIVNIGDEIDVKVLKFDRERNRVSLGLKQLGEDPWENLTRRYPVGAKVFGKVTNIADYGCFVEIEEGVEGLVHVSEMDWTNKNIHPSKVVHLGDEIEVMVLDIDVDRRRISLGIKQCQSNPWEDFASRHNKGDKISGVIKSITDFGIFVGLEGGIDGLLHLSDLSWNAAGEEAVHNYKKGDEIETVILAIDPERERISLGIKQLERDPFELYVAEHPKGSIVTGKVTTIDAKGVTVQLADSVEGYIRSADLSRERIDDPHTVVSVGHEVEAKFTGVNRKNHTIMLSIKAKDEHEEAEAVREYSRSASESGGATLGDLIKEQLDK; translated from the coding sequence ATGAGTGAAAGCTTCGCAGAACTTTTTGAACAGACACAGATAGACAAGCAGATGCGTCCCGGCTCCATCGTCATCGGGACCGTCGTCATGGTCGGCTCCGACGTCGTCGTCGTGAACGCCGGCCTCAAGTCCGAGGGCATCATCCCCATCGAGCAGTTCATGACCGACGGCCGCGTCGCTGACGTGCGCGTCGGTGACGTGATCGAAGTCGCGCTCGATGCCGTCGAGGACGGCTCCGGGGAAACCCGCCTCTCCCGCGAGAAGGCCCGCCGCATCAAGCAGTGGGACCTGCTCGACCAGGTCATGGAGAAGGGCGACAAGGTCGTCGGACGGATCAGCGGCAAGGTCAAGGGCGGCTTCACCGTCGACATCGGCGACATCCGCGCGTTCCTGCCCGGCTCGCTGGTCGACATTCGGCCGGTGCGCGATCTCACTCATCTGGAAGGCAAGGATCTCGAATTCAAGATCGTCAAGATCGACCGCAAGCGCAACAACGTTGTCGTGTCCCGCCGCGCCGTGGTCGAGAGCGAAGGCAGCGCCGAGCGCGAGGCCCTGCTCTCCAACCTGGAGGAAGGCCAGGTGGTCAAGGGCGTGGTCAAGAACCTCACCGATTACGGCGCGTTCATCGACCTCGGCGGCATCGACGGCCTGCTGCACATTACCGATATGGCGTGGAAGCGCATCAAGCAACCGTCCGACATCGTCAATATCGGCGACGAGATCGATGTCAAGGTGCTCAAGTTCGACCGCGAGCGCAACCGCGTCTCGCTGGGCCTCAAGCAGCTGGGCGAGGATCCGTGGGAGAATCTCACCCGGCGTTACCCGGTGGGCGCCAAGGTCTTCGGCAAGGTCACCAACATCGCCGACTACGGCTGCTTCGTCGAGATCGAAGAGGGCGTGGAAGGCCTGGTGCACGTTTCCGAGATGGACTGGACCAACAAGAACATCCATCCCTCCAAGGTTGTTCACCTGGGCGACGAGATCGAAGTCATGGTGCTCGACATCGACGTCGATCGCCGCCGCATTTCGCTCGGCATCAAGCAGTGCCAGTCGAACCCGTGGGAGGATTTTGCCAGCCGCCACAACAAGGGCGACAAGATCTCGGGCGTGATCAAGTCGATCACGGATTTCGGCATCTTTGTCGGCCTGGAAGGCGGTATCGACGGCCTGCTGCATCTGTCGGACCTGTCCTGGAACGCCGCGGGCGAAGAGGCGGTGCACAATTACAAGAAGGGCGACGAGATCGAGACCGTGATTCTGGCGATCGATCCCGAGCGCGAACGCATCTCGCTCGGCATCAAGCAGCTCGAGCGCGACCCCTTCGAGCTCTATGTCGCTGAACACCCCAAGGGCAGCATCGTGACCGGCAAGGTCACCACGATCGACGCCAAGGGTGTGACCGTGCAGCTGGCGGACAGCGTGGAGGGCTACATCCGCTCGGCCGACCTGTCGCGTGAGCGTATCGACGATCCCCATACCGTGGTCAGCGTCGGCCATGAGGTGGAGGCGAAGTTCACCGGCGTGAACCGCAAGAACCACACCATCATGCTCTCGATCAAGGCGAAGGACGAGCATGAAGAAGCTGAAGCGGTCAGGGAATACAGCCGTTCCGCATCCGAATCCGGCGGCGCGACGCTGGGGGATCTGATCAAGGAACAGCTCGACAAATAA
- a CDS encoding phosphoglycerate dehydrogenase: protein MYKILTLNNISVVGLERFPRESYEIASEIQHPDAILLRSFKMHGMALPETLKAVGRAGAGVNNIPVPELSKRGIPVFNAPGANANAVKELVVAGMLLACRNICQAWDFARNLEGDDESIGKQAEAGKKDYVGFELPGRTLGVIGLGAIGIKVANVAIDLGMRVIGYDPKITVQSAWRLSSEVQQAASLDDMLTKVDFVTFHVPLNDETRGMINTDRLKRMKNGAVILNFAREGIVDTAAVRAAIDAGKIYSYVCDFPSHELKGHKRVIALPHLGASTDEAEENCAVMVADQVRDYLENGNIFNAVNFPEVQMPRTEGYRIGIANANVPNMVGQISTVMAQAGLNIIDLLNKSRGEIAYTLADVDRKIPIEVIEGIRKIDGVLNVRVID, encoded by the coding sequence ATGTACAAGATTCTGACCCTGAATAACATATCCGTCGTCGGGCTCGAGCGGTTTCCGCGCGAATCGTACGAGATCGCATCCGAGATCCAGCATCCGGACGCGATCCTGCTGCGTTCGTTCAAGATGCACGGCATGGCGCTTCCCGAAACGCTGAAGGCGGTCGGACGGGCGGGAGCGGGTGTGAACAATATTCCCGTTCCTGAGCTGAGCAAGCGCGGCATACCCGTGTTCAACGCCCCGGGGGCGAACGCCAATGCGGTGAAGGAACTGGTCGTCGCCGGCATGCTGCTCGCCTGCCGCAACATCTGCCAGGCCTGGGATTTCGCCCGCAACCTGGAAGGCGACGATGAATCCATCGGAAAGCAGGCCGAGGCGGGCAAGAAGGACTACGTCGGTTTCGAGTTGCCGGGCCGCACCCTCGGGGTGATCGGACTCGGCGCGATCGGCATCAAGGTCGCCAATGTCGCCATCGATCTCGGCATGCGCGTGATCGGTTATGACCCCAAGATCACGGTGCAGAGCGCCTGGCGGCTGTCTTCCGAGGTACAGCAGGCCGCAAGCCTCGACGACATGCTCACGAAGGTCGATTTCGTCACCTTCCACGTGCCGCTGAACGACGAGACCCGCGGCATGATCAATACGGACCGCCTCAAGCGCATGAAGAATGGCGCGGTGATCCTGAACTTTGCCCGCGAAGGCATCGTCGACACCGCCGCGGTACGCGCGGCCATCGACGCCGGCAAGATCTATTCCTATGTGTGTGATTTCCCCAGCCATGAACTGAAGGGCCACAAGCGAGTGATCGCCTTGCCGCACCTTGGCGCCTCCACCGATGAGGCGGAAGAGAACTGCGCCGTCATGGTGGCGGATCAGGTGCGCGACTACCTCGAGAACGGCAACATCTTCAACGCGGTCAATTTCCCGGAGGTGCAGATGCCGCGCACCGAGGGTTACCGGATCGGCATCGCCAACGCCAATGTACCCAATATGGTCGGCCAGATTTCGACCGTGATGGCGCAGGCGGGCCTGAACATCATCGACCTGCTCAACAAATCACGCGGCGAAATCGCCTACACCCTGGCCGACGTCGACCGCAAGATCCCCATCGAAGTCATCGAAGGCATCCGCAAGATCGACGGGGTGCTGAATGTGCGGGTCATTGATTAA
- a CDS encoding integration host factor subunit beta: protein MTKSELIEIIAQRQKHLSYKDIEFAVKTMIEQMAQSLASGERIEIRGFGSFSLHYRPPRMGRNPKTGEAVPLEGKHVPHFKPGKELRERVNSGPAQEKSRPGDPQMMSREMQ, encoded by the coding sequence ATGACGAAATCGGAACTAATAGAAATAATCGCGCAACGACAGAAGCATCTTTCCTATAAGGACATCGAGTTCGCGGTAAAAACAATGATCGAACAGATGGCGCAGTCGCTGGCCAGCGGCGAACGCATCGAGATTCGCGGCTTCGGCAGCTTTTCCCTGCATTACCGCCCCCCCAGGATGGGACGCAACCCCAAGACCGGTGAGGCCGTTCCTCTGGAGGGCAAACACGTGCCCCATTTCAAACCCGGCAAGGAACTGCGCGAACGCGTCAACAGCGGACCGGCGCAGGAGAAATCCAGACCAGGCGATCCGCAGATGATGTCGAGAGAGATGCAGTAA
- the aroA gene encoding 3-phosphoshikimate 1-carboxyvinyltransferase — protein sequence MTTKEHIFDITPGGRLSGEIRVPGDKSISHRSIMFGSLAEGVTEVEGFLEGEDSLATLAAFRRMGVAIDGPAQGRVTIRGAGMRGLSAPDGPLDLGNSGTSMRLMAGLLSAQSFDTELTGDASLSRRPMRRVTQPLASMGARIETEAAGTPPLRIRGGSPLRGIRYDMPVASAQVKSALLLAGLYADGETCVTEPAPTRDHTERMLTAFGYLVTRHHNTVCVKGGGRLNPTRIAIPADISSAAFFLVGAAIAPGSDATLTDVGINPTRIGVINILQQMGARIDILNKRMFGGEPVADLRVRAGMLKGIDIPIEQVPLAIDEFPALFIAAACAEGRTVLTGAEELRVKESDRIQVMADGLRRLGVMAEPTPDGIVIEGKGVAGAKGTDLKSVPNGATSVPEHQAVFSGGEVESHGDHRIAMAFAVAGFRAAGPIRIRDCKNVDTSFPGFVGLARKSGLKIKTQDLGLGTE from the coding sequence ATGACGACTAAAGAACATATCTTCGACATCACCCCCGGCGGCCGCCTGAGCGGTGAAATCCGCGTTCCCGGCGACAAGTCGATTTCGCACCGCTCCATCATGTTCGGCTCGCTGGCCGAGGGAGTCACCGAGGTGGAGGGGTTCCTGGAGGGTGAGGACAGCCTGGCGACACTGGCGGCGTTCCGCCGCATGGGTGTCGCCATCGACGGGCCGGCACAGGGGCGGGTCACCATTCGCGGCGCAGGCATGCGCGGGCTGAGTGCGCCCGACGGCCCGCTCGATCTGGGCAATTCCGGGACCTCGATGCGCCTGATGGCCGGGCTGTTGTCCGCGCAGTCCTTCGATACTGAACTGACCGGCGACGCCTCGCTGTCGCGCCGGCCGATGCGCCGGGTGACACAACCGCTGGCATCGATGGGCGCGCGTATCGAGACGGAGGCCGCGGGCACGCCGCCGCTGCGCATTCGCGGCGGATCGCCGCTGCGCGGCATACGCTACGACATGCCGGTCGCAAGCGCCCAGGTCAAATCCGCGCTGCTGCTGGCCGGGCTCTATGCCGACGGCGAGACCTGCGTGACCGAGCCCGCGCCCACGCGCGATCACACCGAACGCATGCTGACCGCCTTCGGTTATCTGGTCACGCGCCACCACAACACCGTCTGCGTGAAGGGCGGAGGGCGGCTCAATCCGACCCGCATTGCGATCCCGGCGGATATTTCCTCGGCGGCGTTCTTCCTGGTCGGAGCCGCGATTGCGCCGGGGTCCGACGCGACGCTGACCGATGTCGGCATCAATCCGACGCGCATCGGCGTGATCAACATCCTGCAGCAGATGGGCGCGCGCATCGATATCCTCAACAAGCGCATGTTCGGCGGCGAACCGGTGGCCGACCTGCGCGTGCGCGCGGGCATGCTCAAGGGCATCGACATCCCGATCGAGCAGGTCCCGCTGGCGATCGATGAATTTCCCGCACTCTTCATCGCCGCGGCCTGCGCCGAAGGCCGGACGGTGCTGACCGGCGCGGAGGAACTGCGCGTCAAGGAAAGCGACCGCATCCAGGTCATGGCCGACGGCCTGCGGCGGCTGGGCGTCATGGCCGAGCCGACGCCGGACGGGATTGTCATCGAAGGGAAGGGCGTAGCCGGTGCCAAGGGGACAGATTTAAAATCTGTCCCCAATGGCGCAACTTCTGTCCCCGAACATCAGGCGGTATTTTCCGGTGGTGAGGTCGAGAGCCACGGCGATCACCGCATCGCGATGGCCTTCGCGGTGGCCGGCTTTCGTGCCGCAGGCCCGATTCGCATCCGCGACTGCAAGAATGTGGATACCTCGTTCCCGGGGTTCGTGGGACTGGCGCGGAAATCCGGATTAAAAATCAAAACACAGGACTTAGGACTCGGGACTGAGTGA